In a single window of the Dysgonomonadaceae bacterium PH5-43 genome:
- a CDS encoding F-type H+-transporting ATPase subunit c (product_source=KO:K02110; cath_funfam=1.20.20.10; cog=COG0636; ko=KO:K02110; pfam=PF00137; superfamily=81333; tigrfam=TIGR01260; transmembrane_helix_parts=Inside_1_11,TMhelix_12_34,Outside_35_56,TMhelix_57_79,Inside_80_80) encodes MLLSILLTTGAGLAKLGAGLGAGLAVIGAGLGIGKIGEAAMDGIARQPEAAGDIRTNMIMAAALIEGVALFAVVVCGFLL; translated from the coding sequence ATGTTATTATCCATCTTATTAACAACAGGTGCCGGTTTGGCAAAATTAGGAGCAGGTTTAGGAGCAGGTTTAGCTGTTATTGGAGCAGGCTTAGGTATTGGTAAAATCGGGGAAGCAGCAATGGACGGTATAGCTCGTCAACCAGAAGCTGCTGGTGATATTCGTACGAATATGATTATGGCTGCTGCTCTTATCGAGGGTGTTGCCTTATTCGCAGTTGTAGTTTGCGGATTCTTATTGTAA
- a CDS encoding F-type H+-transporting ATPase subunit delta (product_source=KO:K02113; cath_funfam=1.10.520.20; cog=COG0712; ko=KO:K02113; pfam=PF00213; superfamily=47928; tigrfam=TIGR01145): MNLGIIATRYARAIYEYAAVNSCETAIYKEMNVLNQNFEKFPNLQKALIDPTVTNDKKIKLLLTACGIKINPVLEKSIAMIVENGRADYMANIALKYVELYRKAKSITIVSLTTVDTSGEEIEKALLDIIPKKENDTIEFHTKDDSSIIGGFVLEIGDKRMDASVKTQLNQLKLDLTD, from the coding sequence ATGAATTTAGGAATAATTGCTACCAGATATGCACGTGCAATATATGAATATGCGGCAGTGAACAGTTGTGAAACTGCCATATACAAAGAAATGAATGTGCTTAATCAGAATTTTGAAAAGTTTCCTAATCTACAAAAGGCATTAATAGATCCTACCGTTACAAACGATAAAAAAATAAAATTGCTTTTAACGGCTTGTGGTATTAAAATTAATCCCGTTTTGGAGAAGTCTATCGCAATGATAGTTGAAAACGGAAGAGCTGATTATATGGCAAATATAGCTTTAAAGTATGTCGAATTATACAGAAAAGCTAAGAGCATTACAATAGTTTCTCTTACTACAGTTGATACATCTGGAGAGGAAATAGAAAAAGCTCTTTTAGATATTATTCCTAAAAAAGAAAACGATACTATTGAGTTTCATACAAAAGACGATTCTTCTATAATAGGAGGATTTGTATTAGAGATTGGAGATAAACGTATGGACGCAAGCGTTAAAACTCAATTGAATCAATTAAAATTAGATTTAACAGATTAA
- a CDS encoding F-type H+-transporting ATPase subunit b (product_source=KO:K02109; cath_funfam=1.20.5.620; cog=COG0711; ko=KO:K02109; pfam=PF00430; superfamily=81573; tigrfam=TIGR01144; transmembrane_helix_parts=Outside_1_9,TMhelix_10_32,Inside_33_164) yields the protein MSLLTPDFGLFFWMLLSFGIVFFVLAMFGFPVIVKMVDKRKEFIDNSLESAKQANERLKGIKEESEKILSDAHLEQARILREANEVRLQIISEAKDQAHIEANKIIEEANQSIQKEKEIAMRDVHNQIAVLSIDIAEKILRKNLDNKSAQMELVDKLIDEAQKN from the coding sequence ATGTCATTATTAACACCTGATTTTGGTTTATTCTTTTGGATGCTTTTATCTTTTGGGATAGTGTTCTTTGTTTTGGCAATGTTCGGTTTCCCAGTTATAGTTAAAATGGTTGACAAACGTAAAGAATTTATAGATAATTCTTTAGAGTCGGCAAAACAAGCTAACGAGAGATTGAAAGGTATAAAGGAAGAAAGCGAAAAGATTTTATCTGACGCTCACTTAGAGCAAGCTCGTATTTTACGAGAAGCTAACGAGGTTAGATTACAAATTATAAGTGAAGCAAAGGATCAAGCTCATATAGAGGCTAACAAAATTATCGAAGAAGCTAATCAAAGTATTCAAAAGGAAAAAGAAATTGCAATGAGAGATGTTCATAATCAGATTGCAGTTTTATCTATTGATATTGCAGAAAAAATTCTTCGTAAGAATTTGGATAATAAGTCAGCTCAAATGGAATTGGTTGATAAATTAATTGACGAAGCTCAAAAGAATTAA